From Nicotiana tabacum cultivar K326 chromosome 20, ASM71507v2, whole genome shotgun sequence, one genomic window encodes:
- the LOC107825328 gene encoding membrane-anchored ubiquitin-fold protein 6 — MAVEELVEIKFRLADGSDIGPNKYASSTTVGSLKEKLMAQWPKDKDSGPRTTNDVKLINAGRILENSRTLGESRLPVAEVPGGVITMHVVVRPPIHDKNNDKLKEDSPTKGGCACTIL, encoded by the exons ATGGCTGTTGAAGAGTTGGTTGAGATCAAATTCAGGCTAGCTGATGGCAGTGATATTGGACCAAATAAGTATGCATCTAGCACCACTGTTGGATCTCTCAAAGAAAAGTTAATGGCACAGTGGCCCAAAG ATAAAGATAGTGGTCCAAGGACAACAAATGACGTGAAGCTTATTAATGCTGGAAGGATTCTTGAAAATAGTAGAACTCTCGGTGAATCCAGACTTCCCGTTGCTGAAGTTCCAGGAGGTGTCATCACTATGCATGTTGTTGTACGGCCTCCCATTCATGACAAAAACAATG ATAAGCTGAAGGAGGATTCTCCTACAAAAGGAGGGTGTGCATGTACAATCTTGTAA